One Osmerus eperlanus chromosome 16, fOsmEpe2.1, whole genome shotgun sequence DNA segment encodes these proteins:
- the abcb8 gene encoding mitochondrial potassium channel ATP-binding subunit: MFHLMCYRVSTTAQVRPLYSRVNKTQDLWRHSRSHFNSTPVTNAANFTGRENARNRVWGLAQRAFRQSTCRTLKSPRVGLKWILGPVGLTVSARLFGNVAYCHLDVNNNGPEEFPIKETVAEFSWEVLWEFVKPQLLALIGAVVLAFGAAVLNIEIPLMLGDLVNVVARYMREHTGNYMTEIRSPALKLLGLYGLQGLLTSGYIILLSRVGERVASDMRKSLFASLLRQDVAFYDANKTGQIVNRLTADIQEFKSSFKLVISQGLRSATQTVGCFVSLYVISPKLTGMMVVVLPCLVGAGALVGSFLRRLSRMAQDQVSKATGVADEALGNVRTVKAFAMEERELQLYALEVDKSCEINESLGSGIAVFQGLSNVVLNCIVLGTIFAGGSLMAGDEMSPGDLMSFLVASQTVQRSLASISILFGQMVRGISSGARVFEYLALEPTIPLTGGGRIPYNSLVGRVDFMDIFFSYPTRPGHQILKNFNLTLPPSKTIAIVGESGGGKSTVASLLERFYDPIGGVIMLDGLDIRTLDPSWLRGQVIGYINQEPVLFGCSVLENIRFGKPEATDAEVINAAKQANAHRFITGFPEGYNTVVGERGATLSGGQKQRIAIARALIKNPSILVLDEATSALDAESERVVQEALDRATTGRTVLIIAHRLSTIQGADLICVMSNGRIVEAGSHLDLLSKGGLYAELIRRQRAEEKK, translated from the exons ATGTTTCACTTAATGTGTTACAGAGTTAGTACCACTGCACAAGTGCGTCCCCTTTATTCGCGAGTCAATAAAACACAAGACTTGTGGAGACATTCAAG GAGTCATTTTAACTCAACTCCAGTGACCAATGCAGCTAACTTCACTGGACGTGAAAATGCCAGAAACCGTGTCTGGGGTCTGGCACAGAGAGCATTTCGACAGTCTACCTGCCGGACATTGAAATCTCCAAGAGTAGGTCTGAAATGGATTTTAGGACCAGTGGGTCTCACTGTCTCTGCACGACTTTTTGGCAATGTTGCATATTGCCACCTAGATGTAAATAACAATGGTCCAGAAGAATTTCCAATCAAAGAAACTGTGGCAGAGTTCAGTTGGGAGGTCCTATGGGAATTTGTCAAACCTCAGCTCCTTGCCCTTATTGGGGCCGTTGTG CTGGCTTTTGGTGCTGCCGTCTTGAACATTGAAATACCACTAATGTTGGGGGATTTGGTAAATGTAGTTGCCCGCTACATGAGAGAGCATACAGGGAACTACATGACAGAGATtaggagtcctgctctgaagcTGCTTGGGTTGTATGGTCTCCAG GGTCTGCTGACCAGCGGTTACATAATTCTGCTGTCCAGGGTAGGAGAAAGAGTGGCATCAGATATGAGAAAGTCCCTTTTCGCCTCTTTACTCAG GCAAGATGTTGCCTTCTATGATGCCAATAAGACAGGCCAGATTGTGAACCGTTTAACTGCTGACATTCAGGAGTTCAAGTCTTCCTTTAAACTAGTCATCTCTCAG GGCTTGCGGAGTGCCACACAGACAGTTGGGTGTTTTGTGTCCCTCTATGTCATCTCCCCCAAACTCACTGGTATGATGGTTGTGGTTCTGCCCTGTCTGGTGGGAGCAGGTGCTCTAGTTGGTTCATTTCTACGCAGGCTGTCCCGCATGGCTCAGGATCAG GTGTCTAAAGCAACAGGGGTGGCAGATGAGGCACTTGGCAACGTACGGACAGTGAAAGCGTTTGCTATGGAGGAGCGAGAACTTCA GTTATATGCCCTAGAGGTGGACAAATCTTGTGAAATAAATGAATCTCTTGGCTCAGGAATAGCTGTTTTTCAAGGCCTATCGAACGTTGTCTTAAACT GTATTGTACTAGGGACCATTTTTGCAGGTGGATCTTTAATGGCTGGAGATGAAATGTCTCCAGGTGACCTTATGTCTTTCCTGGTGGCCTCCCAAACCGTTCAGAG GTCTTTGGCAAGTATCTCTATCCTCTTTGGCCAA ATGGTGAGAGGCATCAGCTCAGGTGCCCGTGTTTTTGAGTATTTGGCTTTAGAGCCCACCATCCCACTGACCGGGGGAGGTCGCATCCCATACAATTCTCTTGTTGGAAGAGTTGACTTCATGGACATCTTTTTCAG TTACCCTACAAGACCTGGCCACCAGATCCTGAAAAACTTCAACCTCACACTACCTCCCAGTAAGACTATCGCTATCGTTGGGGAGTCAGGAGGAG GAAAGTCCACTGTTGCTTCCTTGCTGGAGCGTTTCTATGACCCCATCGGTGGTGTGATCATGCTGGATGGGCTCGACATCCGGACCCTCGACCCCTCCTGGCTCAGAGGGCAGGTCATTGGTTACATCAATCAG GAGCCTGTGTTGTTCGGCTGTTCCGTTTTGGAGAATATTCGCTTTGGGAAGCCTGAGGCAACTGACGCTGAGGTCATCAACGCTGCCAAGCAAGCCAATGCTCACCGCTTCATCACAGGCTTTCCAGAGGGATACAACACCGTGGTCG GTGAACGTGGGGCAACTCTGTCAGGGGGACAGAAGCAACGGATTGCCATTGCTCGTGCCCTGATCAAGAACCCCAGCATCCTGGTGTTGGATGAGGCCACCAGTGCCCTTGATGCGGAGTCAGAGCGTGTGGTACAGGAGGCTCTGGACAGGGCCACTACAGGCCGGACCGTACTCATCATTGCCCATCGCCTCAGCACCATCCAGGGAGCTGACCTCATCTGTGTCATGAGCAACGGCCGCATCGTAGAG GCGGGATCTCACTTGGACTTGCTGAGCAAAGGAGGACTCTATGCAGAACTGATCCGTAGACAAAGAGCAGAGGAAAAGAAATGA
- the cdk5 gene encoding cyclin-dependent-like kinase 5 has product MQKYEKLEKIGEGTYGTVFKAKNRETHEIVALKRVRLDDDDEGVPSSALREICLLKELKHKNIVRLHDVLHSDKKLTLVFEYCDQDLKKYFDSCNGDLDPETVKSFMYQLLKGLAFCHSRNVLHRDLKPQNLLINRNGELKLADFGLARAFGIPVRCYSAEVVTLWYRPPDVLFGAKLYSTSIDMWSAGCIFAELANAGRPLFPGNDVDDQLKRIFRLLGTPTEEQWQTMTKLPDYKPYPMYPATTSLVNVVPKLSSTGRDLLQNLLKCNPVQRISAEEALQHPYFADFCPP; this is encoded by the exons ATGCAGAAGTATGAGAAGCTCGAGAAAATTGGAGAAG GTACATATGGCACTGTTTTCAAAGCTAAAAACCGAGAGACACATGAAATTGTAGCTTTAAAAAGAGTTAGACTGGATGACGACGACGAG GGAGTTCCTAGTTCTGCCTTGCGAGAGATTTGCCTTCTGAAAGAGctaaaacacaaaaatattgTCAG GTTGCATGATGTCCTGCACAGTGACAAGAAGCTAACCTTAGTGTTTGAATATTGTGATCAG GATCTAAAGAAATACTTTGACAGCTGCAATGGAGATTTGGATCCGGAAACTGTCAAG TCGTTCATGTACCAGCTGTTGAAGGGCCTCGCCTTCTGTCACAGTCGGAATGTACTCCACAGAGACCTGAAGCCCCAAAACCTCCTCATCAACAGA AATGGGGAACTGAAGCTTGCTGACTTTGGCTTAGCTCGAGCCTTTGGAATACCAGTGAGGTGTTACTCCGCTGAG GTGGTGACGTTGTGGTACAGGCCTCCAGATGTACTTTTTGGTGCTAAACTGTATTCTACCTCCATTGACATGTGGTCTGCCGGATGCATATTTGCAG AGCTGGCGAATGCTGGAAGACCTTTATTCCCGGGTAATGATGTGGACGACCAGTTGAAGCGGATCTTCAGAT TGTTGGGTACACCAACTGAAGAACAATGGCAGACAATGACAAAGCTCCCAGATTACAAG CCGTACCCGATGTATCCTGCCACCACTTCCCTGGTGAATGTTGTTCCTAAACTAAGTAGCACGGGGCGGGATCTGCTGCAG AATCTGCTTAAATGTAATCCTGTCCAGAGGATCTCTGCCGAGGAGGCCTTGCAGCACCCCTACTTTGCTGATTTCTGCCCACCTTAG